One stretch of Streptomyces sp. 135 DNA includes these proteins:
- the tmk gene encoding dTMP kinase, which yields MTRAEQPTAGNPAPDEALVADSRERAVRALLRVPQLKRLWSAQLVGSVGDALALLVLVILALQSAIAEGAFGGGYRGVAFAVTAVFGARVLATLLFGAVLLGPLTSLTSPGGLLDRRWTMVGADGVRAALLIVAPLWIDWTPDNALAVLLVTSFVVGVAERFWTVSRESAAPALLPAPPLEGATVRPLPDHMDALRRLSLRTGFVALSLAAAVLVAITLIGNLLGAGLDWFAEHQAGLASFVAAGLYAGSLTIVYFLRFPGTPTPRARSPLEGLRRPRTGAGPDKGRTGAIPLFVTACAAVAAAVAAAVAVAVLHAKDLGGGPVTYGLIVLALTGGTVVGIRTAPSLLTSLSRRRLLALAIALTGVALLAAGLVPDVTTVLLLLALAGVAAGVAANIGHALLDQEVEDYRRARTTEHLQAVVRLVVALGVLVAPVVAALIGPHRMVNGKFVFDHGGAAFTLMLVGALLLPVAALVLAKADDRQGVPLRHDLRDALRGGDDPVQATCATGFFIALEGGDGAGKSTQAEALAEWIRAKGHEVVVTREPGATPVGKRLRSILLDVSSAGLSHRAEALLYAADRAEHVDTVVRPALERGAIVISDRYIDSSVAYQGAGRDLSPTEVARINRWATGGLVPNLTCLLDVSPEAARERFTEAPDRLESEPAEFHARVRSGFLTLAAADPGRYLVVDASQEPEAVTTVIRHRLDTVLPLSEAEVKAIEEARKAAEEEARRKAEEEAARKAEEERLERERQEQLAKLRAEEEERKRRELEEAQRREAERQAEEARKRAEEARRKAEEEKARLLAEEKVRAAEEARRRREAEEEARRRAEAEERRLEKQRKAEEALLRAEEARRMAAAAAEAAAAPSVPVVPVAPSAPSAPAKSEGAAAGSGAAVGSGTSKAAGASKASGSKAFGSKASGKSTSAGSASVEPSAPSASPEPSVPDNETTVPTPVVAPPSGAADETAVLPPVVAPPSGAADETAVLPPVRPEGPGSEETAVLPQPPVPGAMDETAVLPAVREGRENRADLEDKVPPGYFRDERPATPEGANERTRELPQIDEQGVPVRSRPDWAEETPLDDLPTLADELLGSHDDAADTDADHGGVDGEGEGDGRGGRGRRGGRRR from the coding sequence ATGACGCGTGCCGAGCAGCCAACGGCCGGAAACCCGGCCCCCGACGAAGCCCTGGTCGCAGATTCCCGAGAGCGTGCCGTCCGCGCCTTGCTGCGCGTACCGCAGTTGAAGCGGTTGTGGAGCGCACAGCTCGTCGGCAGTGTGGGCGACGCGCTCGCCCTGCTCGTCCTGGTGATTCTCGCCCTCCAGTCCGCCATCGCCGAAGGCGCCTTCGGAGGCGGCTATCGAGGCGTGGCCTTCGCCGTCACCGCCGTCTTCGGAGCACGCGTCCTCGCGACGCTGCTCTTCGGAGCCGTGCTGCTGGGACCGCTGACCTCCCTCACGTCACCGGGCGGCCTCCTCGACCGGCGCTGGACCATGGTCGGCGCCGACGGCGTGCGCGCCGCCCTGCTGATCGTCGCCCCGCTGTGGATCGACTGGACCCCGGACAACGCCCTCGCGGTGCTCCTGGTGACCTCCTTCGTGGTCGGCGTCGCCGAGCGGTTCTGGACGGTCTCCAGGGAGAGCGCCGCCCCCGCCCTGCTGCCCGCGCCGCCCCTGGAGGGCGCGACGGTGCGGCCGCTGCCGGACCACATGGACGCACTGCGGCGCCTGTCGCTGCGTACGGGATTCGTGGCGCTGTCCCTCGCGGCCGCCGTGCTCGTCGCGATCACGCTCATCGGCAACCTCCTGGGCGCCGGGCTCGACTGGTTCGCGGAGCACCAGGCGGGACTCGCCTCGTTCGTCGCGGCCGGGCTGTACGCCGGGTCGCTCACCATCGTGTACTTCCTGCGGTTTCCCGGTACGCCGACGCCACGCGCGCGCAGCCCGCTCGAAGGGCTGCGCCGGCCCCGCACCGGAGCCGGGCCCGACAAGGGCCGCACCGGTGCCATCCCGCTCTTCGTCACCGCCTGCGCCGCCGTCGCGGCCGCCGTCGCCGCGGCCGTCGCCGTCGCCGTGCTGCACGCCAAGGACCTCGGCGGCGGACCCGTCACGTACGGCTTGATCGTCCTCGCGCTGACCGGCGGCACCGTCGTCGGCATCCGTACCGCGCCGTCCCTGCTGACCTCGCTCTCGCGCCGCCGGCTGCTCGCGCTCGCGATCGCCCTCACCGGCGTCGCGCTGCTCGCCGCGGGCCTCGTGCCCGACGTCACGACCGTCCTGTTGCTCCTGGCCCTCGCCGGTGTCGCCGCGGGCGTCGCCGCCAACATCGGCCACGCGCTGCTCGACCAGGAGGTCGAGGACTACCGCAGGGCCCGCACCACGGAGCACCTCCAGGCCGTCGTACGCCTCGTCGTCGCGCTCGGCGTGCTGGTGGCCCCCGTCGTCGCCGCCCTGATCGGGCCGCACCGCATGGTCAACGGCAAGTTCGTCTTCGACCACGGAGGCGCCGCCTTCACGCTGATGCTGGTCGGCGCGCTGCTGCTGCCGGTGGCCGCGCTGGTCCTCGCCAAGGCCGACGACCGGCAGGGCGTGCCGCTGCGGCACGACCTGCGGGACGCGCTGCGCGGCGGCGACGACCCGGTGCAGGCGACCTGTGCCACTGGCTTCTTCATCGCCCTGGAGGGCGGTGACGGCGCCGGGAAGTCCACCCAGGCCGAGGCGCTCGCCGAGTGGATCCGCGCCAAGGGCCACGAGGTCGTCGTCACCCGCGAGCCGGGTGCGACGCCCGTCGGCAAGCGGCTGCGCTCGATCCTGCTCGACGTCTCGTCGGCCGGGCTCTCGCACCGCGCCGAGGCGCTGCTGTACGCCGCCGACCGCGCCGAGCACGTCGACACCGTCGTACGGCCCGCCCTGGAGCGCGGCGCCATCGTCATCTCCGACCGGTACATCGACTCGTCCGTCGCCTACCAGGGCGCAGGCCGCGACCTGTCGCCGACCGAGGTCGCCCGCATCAACCGCTGGGCCACCGGTGGTCTCGTACCGAACCTGACCTGCCTGCTCGACGTGTCGCCCGAGGCCGCGCGCGAGCGGTTCACCGAGGCGCCCGACCGGCTGGAGTCGGAGCCCGCCGAGTTCCACGCGCGCGTGCGGTCCGGTTTCCTCACGCTCGCCGCCGCCGACCCGGGCCGCTACCTCGTCGTCGACGCCTCGCAGGAGCCGGAGGCCGTCACGACCGTGATCCGGCACCGGCTCGACACGGTCCTGCCGCTCTCCGAGGCCGAGGTGAAGGCCATCGAGGAGGCCCGCAAGGCCGCCGAGGAGGAGGCGCGGCGCAAGGCCGAGGAAGAGGCCGCGCGCAAGGCCGAGGAGGAGCGCCTGGAGCGTGAGCGCCAGGAGCAGCTCGCCAAGCTCCGTGCCGAGGAGGAGGAGCGCAAGCGGCGCGAGCTGGAGGAGGCCCAGCGCCGCGAGGCCGAGCGGCAGGCCGAGGAGGCCAGGAAGCGGGCCGAGGAGGCGCGTCGCAAGGCCGAGGAGGAGAAGGCCAGGCTGCTCGCCGAGGAGAAGGTCAGGGCGGCCGAGGAGGCGCGGCGCCGCCGGGAGGCCGAGGAAGAGGCGCGGCGGCGGGCCGAGGCGGAGGAGCGCCGCCTGGAGAAGCAGCGGAAGGCCGAGGAGGCGTTGCTACGGGCGGAGGAGGCGCGGAGGATGGCGGCGGCTGCGGCGGAGGCGGCTGCGGCCCCGTCTGTGCCGGTCGTGCCTGTTGCGCCGTCCGCGCCGTCCGCGCCTGCGAAGTCGGAGGGGGCGGCTGCGGGCTCCGGGGCGGCTGTGGGCTCTGGGACGTCCAAGGCTGCCGGGGCGTCGAAGGCATCCGGATCGAAGGCATTCGGATCGAAGGCCTCGGGGAAGTCCACGTCCGCGGGGTCCGCGTCGGTCGAGCCGTCTGCGCCGTCCGCGTCGCCCGAGCCGTCCGTGCCGGACAACGAGACCACCGTGCCGACGCCGGTCGTGGCGCCGCCCTCCGGAGCGGCCGACGAGACCGCCGTGCTGCCGCCGGTCGTGGCGCCGCCCTCCGGTGCCGCTGACGAGACCGCCGTGTTGCCGCCGGTGCGGCCCGAGGGTCCGGGGTCGGAGGAGACCGCGGTGCTGCCGCAGCCGCCCGTTCCGGGGGCCATGGACGAGACCGCCGTGCTGCCGGCCGTTCGTGAGGGCCGGGAAAACCGTGCGGACCTGGAGGACAAGGTGCCGCCGGGGTACTTCAGGGACGAGCGTCCGGCGACCCCCGAGGGCGCCAACGAACGCACCCGGGAGCTGCCCCAGATCGACGAGCAGGGTGTACCGGTGCGGTCCCGGCCCGACTGGGCCGAGGAGACGCCGCTGGACGACCTGCCGACGCTGGCGGACGAACTGCTGGGTTCGCACGACGACGCCGCCGACACCGACGCGGATCACGGCGGCGTCGATGGTGAGGGCGAGGGCGACGGGCGCGGTGGACGTGGGCGTCGGGGCGGCCGCCGACGCTGA
- a CDS encoding DNA polymerase III subunit delta' translates to MSVWDDLVGQERVSEQLGAAARDADALVTAVAADTPVPDSSKMTHAWLFTGPPGSGRSTAARAFAAALQCTSPDRALGGAPGCGFCDGCHTSLIGTHADVEVVRTDLLSIGVKETRDLVRRAQLSPAVGRWQVIVLEDADRLTEGAGNVLLKAVEEPAPRTVWLLCAPSLEDVLPTIRSRCRHLTLRTPPVDAVADVLVRRDGIEPDVAAAAARATQGHIGRARRLATDPRARERRAAVLKMPLRVHEIGGCLKAAQELIDTATDDAKQVAEDVDTKETEDLKAALGGGQGGRMPRGTAGAMKELEDRQKRRRTRTQRDSLDLALIDLTGLYRDVLALQLGSRVAIANTEVQDMLERMALGTSPEATLRRIEAIGACRTALDRNVAPLLAVEAMTVALRAG, encoded by the coding sequence ATGAGCGTGTGGGACGACCTGGTGGGTCAGGAGCGGGTGAGCGAGCAGCTGGGCGCCGCCGCTCGGGACGCCGACGCGCTGGTGACGGCGGTCGCCGCCGACACGCCCGTGCCGGACTCGTCGAAGATGACGCACGCCTGGCTGTTCACGGGCCCGCCCGGCTCGGGCCGTTCCACGGCCGCGCGGGCCTTCGCCGCCGCCTTGCAGTGCACGAGCCCGGACCGCGCGCTCGGCGGCGCGCCGGGCTGCGGATTCTGCGACGGCTGCCACACCAGCCTCATCGGTACGCACGCCGACGTGGAAGTGGTGCGTACGGACCTGCTGTCCATCGGCGTCAAGGAGACCCGTGACCTGGTGCGGCGGGCGCAGCTCTCGCCGGCGGTCGGCCGGTGGCAGGTCATCGTCCTGGAAGACGCCGACCGCCTCACGGAGGGCGCGGGGAACGTCCTGCTGAAGGCCGTGGAGGAACCCGCCCCCCGTACCGTGTGGCTGCTCTGCGCGCCCTCCCTGGAGGACGTGCTGCCGACCATCCGCTCCCGCTGCCGGCACCTGACCCTGCGTACGCCTCCGGTGGACGCCGTGGCCGACGTGCTCGTACGGAGAGACGGCATCGAGCCGGACGTCGCCGCGGCCGCGGCGCGCGCGACGCAGGGCCACATCGGCCGCGCCCGGCGGCTCGCCACCGACCCGCGCGCGCGTGAGCGCAGGGCCGCCGTCCTGAAGATGCCGCTGCGCGTGCACGAGATCGGCGGCTGCCTCAAGGCCGCGCAAGAGCTGATCGACACGGCGACCGACGACGCGAAGCAGGTGGCCGAGGATGTCGACACCAAGGAGACCGAGGACCTGAAGGCGGCGCTCGGCGGAGGGCAGGGCGGCCGGATGCCGCGCGGCACCGCCGGTGCCATGAAGGAGCTGGAGGACCGGCAGAAGCGCCGCAGGACGCGCACGCAGCGGGACAGCCTGGACCTCGCGCTCATCGACCTGACCGGGCTCTACCGCGACGTCCTCGCCCTTCAGTTGGGCTCCCGCGTGGCCATCGCCAACACCGAGGTGCAGGACATGCTGGAGCGCATGGCACTCGGCACCTCTCCGGAGGCCACACTGCGCCGCATCGAGGCGATCGGCGCCTGCCGCACGGCCCTCGACCGCAATGTGGCGCCGCTGCTCGCGGTGGAGGCGATGACGGTGGCGCTGCGGGCGGGGTGA
- a CDS encoding alpha/beta hydrolase: MDISRHSRRHPRLSFRTCGTLLVTAGLLVSGCSSGGPTVDVSMAALPRSTPAELAPYYEQKLSWRECGVAGFECASMKAPRDYDKPAAGDIKLAVARKQATRRQERLGSLLVNPGGPGGSAVGYLQSYAALGYPEAVRARYDMVAVDPRGVARSEPVTCLDGKEMDAYTQTDVTPDDQRETDGLRTSYEDFAAGCEKRSGAILPHVSTVEAARDMDVLRAALGDEKLSYVGASYGTFLGATYAGLFPKRVGRLVLDGAMDPSLPARRMNRDQTAGFETAFQAFAKDCVALGRECPLGSRSPREAGKRLKGFFDQLDRAPLAAGDASGRKLGEALATTGVIAAMYDEGAWPQLRDALTSAMRNKDGSALLALSDSYYERDSDGTYANLMFANAAVNCLDLPPAFTTPDEVKEAVPDFEKASPVFGEGLAWSSLNCAYWPVKPTGEPHRIEAEGAAPIVVVGTTRDPATPYHWAEALAAQLSSGRLLTYEGDGHTAYGRGSECIDSAINRYLLEGTAPADGKRCS, translated from the coding sequence ATGGACATCAGCCGTCACAGCCGTCGCCACCCCCGCCTTTCCTTCCGTACCTGCGGCACGCTGCTCGTGACCGCCGGGCTGCTCGTCTCGGGCTGCTCCTCCGGAGGTCCGACGGTGGACGTCTCCATGGCCGCGCTGCCCCGCTCGACACCCGCGGAGCTCGCCCCGTACTACGAGCAGAAGCTCAGCTGGCGGGAGTGCGGCGTCGCCGGCTTCGAGTGCGCCTCGATGAAGGCCCCACGCGACTACGACAAGCCCGCGGCGGGCGACATCAAACTGGCGGTGGCCCGCAAACAGGCCACCAGGCGGCAGGAGCGGCTCGGTTCGCTCCTGGTCAACCCGGGCGGGCCCGGCGGCTCGGCGGTCGGCTACCTCCAGTCGTACGCGGCGCTCGGCTACCCCGAAGCGGTCCGCGCCCGCTACGACATGGTCGCCGTCGACCCGCGCGGCGTGGCCCGCAGCGAGCCCGTCACCTGCCTCGACGGCAAGGAGATGGACGCGTACACGCAGACCGACGTCACCCCCGACGACCAGCGAGAGACCGACGGGCTGCGGACCTCCTACGAGGACTTCGCGGCCGGCTGCGAGAAGCGGTCCGGGGCGATCCTGCCGCACGTCTCCACGGTCGAGGCGGCGCGGGACATGGACGTCCTGAGGGCGGCGCTGGGCGACGAGAAGCTGTCGTACGTCGGCGCTTCGTACGGGACGTTCCTCGGCGCGACGTATGCCGGGCTCTTCCCGAAGCGCGTGGGCCGCTTGGTGCTGGACGGCGCGATGGACCCCTCTCTGCCGGCGCGCCGCATGAACCGTGACCAGACCGCCGGTTTCGAGACGGCGTTCCAGGCGTTCGCGAAGGACTGCGTGGCGCTCGGCCGTGAATGCCCGCTCGGCTCCCGGAGCCCCCGCGAGGCGGGCAAGCGGCTGAAGGGCTTCTTCGATCAACTGGACCGCGCGCCCCTTGCGGCCGGTGACGCCTCCGGCCGCAAGCTCGGCGAGGCGCTCGCCACGACGGGCGTGATCGCCGCAATGTACGACGAGGGCGCCTGGCCGCAGCTGCGGGACGCGCTCACCTCGGCGATGCGGAACAAGGACGGCTCGGCCCTGCTGGCCCTCTCCGACAGCTACTACGAGCGGGACAGCGACGGCACGTACGCGAACCTGATGTTCGCCAACGCCGCCGTGAACTGCCTGGACCTGCCGCCCGCCTTCACCACGCCGGACGAGGTCAAGGAGGCCGTGCCCGACTTCGAGAAGGCCTCCCCGGTCTTCGGCGAGGGCCTCGCCTGGTCCTCGCTGAACTGCGCCTACTGGCCGGTGAAGCCCACGGGTGAGCCGCATCGCATCGAGGCGGAGGGCGCGGCCCCCATCGTGGTCGTCGGCACGACCCGCGACCCGGCGACCCCCTACCACTGGGCCGAGGCCCTGGCCGCCCAGCTCTCCTCCGGCCGCCTCCTCACGTACGAGGGCGACGGCCACACGGCGTACGGCCGGGGCAGTGAGTGCATCGACTCGGCGATCAACAGGTACCTCCTGGAGGGCACGGCACCGGCGGACGGAAAGCGCTGCTCGTAG
- a CDS encoding histone deacetylase translates to MRVEPVLPGGRCPEWVWYTAYGSNTQLDRLAAYIKGGCPPGAARRYPGCRDPAMPAVSIPVELAGAMYFATRSPVWGGGRAFYDPRVSGRVLARAHLVTAEQFADIAAQEMYREPGSDLDLTEALIRGRAVLGEGRYETLVCAGQVDRLPVLTFTAPWSMDEVEWVPPAPAYVRLLASGLLAAGGWDRETVASYLAACPGFRPPLP, encoded by the coding sequence GTGCGTGTTGAGCCGGTGTTGCCGGGGGGTCGGTGTCCTGAGTGGGTCTGGTACACCGCCTATGGGTCCAACACGCAGCTCGATCGGCTTGCCGCCTATATCAAGGGCGGGTGTCCGCCGGGTGCGGCGAGGCGCTATCCGGGGTGCCGTGATCCTGCCATGCCTGCTGTCTCCATTCCGGTGGAGCTGGCCGGAGCCATGTACTTCGCGACCCGGTCGCCTGTGTGGGGCGGGGGCAGGGCCTTTTATGACCCCCGGGTGAGCGGACGGGTTCTGGCCCGGGCTCATCTGGTGACCGCTGAGCAGTTCGCGGACATCGCGGCTCAGGAGATGTACCGGGAGCCGGGCTCGGATCTCGATCTGACGGAGGCGCTCATACGGGGGCGTGCCGTGCTGGGAGAAGGCCGGTACGAAACGCTGGTGTGCGCCGGTCAGGTCGACCGGCTGCCCGTTCTGACCTTCACGGCTCCCTGGAGCATGGACGAGGTCGAGTGGGTTCCTCCGGCTCCCGCCTACGTACGGCTTCTCGCCTCGGGGCTTCTGGCGGCCGGCGGGTGGGACAGGGAGACGGTCGCCTCGTACCTCGCGGCCTGCCCAGGTTTCCGTCCGCCGCTGCCGTGA